The proteins below come from a single uncultured Dethiosulfovibrio sp. genomic window:
- the nifS gene encoding cysteine desulfurase NifS translates to MTAKVYMDYAATTYVRPEVVEAMEAYFTRSFYNPSSLYSASEPNRNAIDTARAQVASVIRADKKEIFFTGGGSEADNWAIKGAAFALGAKKGRHLITTSIEHHAITHSMEFLERQGFEVTYLPVDGEGFVPLDELEKAIRDDTILVSVAMANNEIGTVQDVTSIGRLCRERGVLFHTDAVQAVTHIPIDVESMNIDMLSMAAHKFYGPKGVGVLYIRKGVKIDNLIHGGGQESGRRSGTENVPGIVGMGIAAALAHGEMTNEARRLSSLRDRLMEGLLRKIPYARINGPIGEYRLPNNSNFSFVGIEGETLLLDLDDGGYSASTGSACASASLDPSHVLMAIGLSHEMAHGSVRLTLGRNSSDEDVDRLLEYLPRVVERRRAMSPLWEDFLKRQEGI, encoded by the coding sequence ATGACAGCAAAAGTTTACATGGACTACGCCGCTACAACCTACGTAAGGCCTGAGGTCGTCGAGGCCATGGAGGCCTATTTTACCCGATCCTTTTATAATCCGTCCTCTCTCTACTCCGCCTCAGAGCCTAACAGAAATGCCATAGATACCGCAAGGGCTCAGGTCGCATCGGTCATAAGGGCGGATAAAAAGGAGATATTCTTCACCGGAGGTGGCTCGGAGGCGGATAACTGGGCCATTAAGGGAGCGGCTTTTGCCCTAGGGGCTAAAAAGGGCCGCCATCTCATAACCACATCCATAGAGCATCACGCTATAACCCATTCCATGGAATTTCTGGAGCGTCAGGGGTTTGAGGTTACCTATCTTCCCGTCGATGGTGAGGGCTTTGTCCCTCTAGATGAGCTGGAAAAGGCCATCAGGGACGATACCATCCTTGTCTCGGTGGCTATGGCCAACAACGAGATCGGCACCGTGCAGGACGTGACCTCCATAGGGAGGCTCTGTCGTGAAAGAGGAGTTCTCTTTCACACTGACGCGGTCCAGGCGGTCACCCATATCCCTATAGACGTGGAGTCCATGAATATAGATATGTTGTCCATGGCCGCCCACAAGTTTTACGGGCCTAAAGGGGTAGGGGTCCTCTACATCCGAAAGGGAGTAAAAATAGACAATCTTATCCACGGCGGAGGGCAGGAGTCCGGCCGACGTTCCGGGACGGAGAACGTTCCAGGAATAGTCGGAATGGGGATCGCCGCCGCCTTGGCTCACGGTGAGATGACCAACGAGGCCAGGAGGCTCTCCTCCCTCAGGGACAGGCTGATGGAGGGCCTTCTCAGGAAGATTCCCTACGCCAGGATAAACGGTCCTATCGGAGAATACCGTCTGCCTAACAACTCTAACTTCAGTTTCGTAGGCATAGAGGGGGAGACCCTTCTCCTGGACCTGGACGACGGAGGTTACTCCGCCTCCACAGGCAGTGCCTGTGCCTCCGCTTCCCTGGATCCATCCCACGTGCTCATGGCCATAGGCCTATCCCACGAGATGGCCCACGGATCGGTCAGGCTGACCTTAGGAAGAAACAGCTCCGATGAGGACGTCGATCGTTTATTGGAGTATCTTCCGAGGGTAGTTGAGCGAAGAAGGGCCATGTCGCCCCTCTGGGAGGATTTTCTGAAGAGACAGGAGGGGATTTGA
- the nifU gene encoding Fe-S cluster assembly scaffold protein NifU, with translation MLYSEIVMDHFRDPRNVGEIENPDGVGEVGNAKCGDIMKIYLKVENDIIVDVKFKTFGCASAIASSSMATEMIKGKTVDEAAALTNKAVAQALDGLPPVKMHCSVLAEEAITKALNDYFRKVGKPLLPERDHDEMGHDHGH, from the coding sequence GTGCTTTACAGCGAGATAGTGATGGACCATTTCAGAGATCCTAGAAACGTAGGGGAGATCGAGAATCCCGACGGAGTCGGTGAGGTGGGCAACGCCAAGTGTGGGGATATTATGAAGATATATCTCAAAGTCGAGAACGATATCATTGTGGACGTCAAGTTCAAGACTTTCGGCTGTGCCTCCGCCATAGCCTCCTCGAGCATGGCTACGGAGATGATAAAGGGTAAGACGGTGGACGAGGCGGCCGCTCTCACCAATAAAGCTGTGGCCCAGGCCTTAGATGGCTTGCCTCCTGTCAAGATGCACTGTTCGGTTTTGGCGGAAGAGGCGATAACCAAGGCCCTAAACGATTATTTTAGAAAAGTTGGGAAACCTCTTTTGCCTGAGAGGGATCACGACGAGATGGGGCATGATCACGGCCACTGA
- the adhE gene encoding bifunctional acetaldehyde-CoA/alcohol dehydrogenase produces the protein MTVKKAEKEIVRDIPAEIDSIVAKTRAAQERFSTYSQEQVDEIFFQVAVVANQARIPLAKAAVEETGMGIIEDKVIKNHFASEFIYNKYRNEKTCGVVERDETNGFFRIAEPIGVIAGIIPTTNPTSTTIFKALLALKTRNGIVFSPHPKAKGCTVETAKLIHSAAVKAGAPEGIIGWIDEPSVEGSQYLMSHQSISMTLATGGPGMVRAAYSSGKPAIGVGSGNTPAVIDESADIKMAVNSILLSKTFDNGLICASEQSVVVCDSVYDQVCNEFTKRGAIILNGEQRKKVGEAILKDGRLNVDIVGQPAQKIARLAGFEVPESTKVLIGEAQEIGLQEPFSYEKLSPVLGLYRAKDFSDAVGKASELVRFAGMGHTSVLYTKPENRDKISYFSEKMSTGRVLINMPSSQGAIGDVYNFRLEPSLTLGCGSWGGNSVSENVGIRHLINLKTVAERRENMLWFRVPSQIYFKPGCLSLSLRELEGRKKAFVVTDKPIYELGYADKVTSHLEDMGMDIEIFYDVKPDPDISTVQKGLDRMKEFNPDLVIALGGGSPIDAAKIMWLLYEHPEVRFDKLAMRFMDIRKRVCKFPKMGKKAIMVAIPTTSGTGSEVTPFAVITDDSQGVKYPIADYELTPDMAIVDPDLVLSMPKGVTAASGIDAVTHAIEALAATTATDYTNGIAMEALKILFTYLPQSYRDGASNPEAREKIHYAATMAGMAFANAFLGLCHSMSHKLGSAFNVAHGVANGILITEVIKFNMVNAPRKQAAFPQYKFPEAKERYAKVADYLGLQGKTDEEKINSLIHAIEKLRKELDLPATIKEAGVNEADFMAKVDELSELAFDDQCTGTNPRYPLISEIKELYIKGFGK, from the coding sequence ATGACCGTTAAAAAAGCCGAGAAAGAGATCGTAAGGGATATTCCCGCGGAAATAGACTCCATTGTGGCCAAAACTAGAGCTGCACAGGAGAGGTTCTCCACCTACTCTCAGGAGCAGGTGGACGAGATATTCTTTCAGGTAGCGGTAGTCGCCAATCAGGCCCGTATCCCTCTGGCAAAAGCGGCGGTAGAGGAGACGGGAATGGGAATCATAGAGGACAAGGTCATAAAGAACCACTTTGCGTCGGAGTTCATATACAACAAATATCGCAACGAAAAGACCTGCGGCGTGGTAGAGCGGGACGAGACCAACGGTTTTTTCCGTATAGCCGAGCCTATAGGGGTTATAGCCGGTATTATTCCTACGACCAACCCTACATCGACGACGATTTTTAAAGCACTTTTGGCCCTTAAGACCAGAAACGGCATAGTTTTCTCTCCCCATCCTAAGGCGAAAGGATGCACCGTGGAGACCGCAAAGCTTATCCACAGTGCGGCGGTCAAAGCAGGAGCCCCTGAGGGAATCATAGGATGGATAGACGAGCCCTCGGTGGAGGGATCTCAGTATCTCATGTCCCACCAGTCTATAAGCATGACTCTCGCTACAGGTGGACCTGGAATGGTAAGGGCTGCTTATTCATCGGGAAAGCCAGCCATAGGCGTCGGATCGGGGAATACCCCTGCGGTCATAGACGAGAGTGCGGATATAAAGATGGCGGTCAACTCCATCCTTCTGAGCAAGACCTTCGATAACGGCCTTATATGTGCGTCGGAACAGTCGGTCGTGGTGTGCGATTCGGTATACGATCAGGTCTGCAACGAGTTCACTAAAAGAGGAGCCATCATACTCAACGGAGAGCAGAGAAAGAAAGTCGGGGAAGCAATCCTAAAAGACGGAAGGCTCAACGTAGATATAGTAGGACAACCGGCTCAAAAGATAGCGAGACTGGCAGGCTTCGAGGTTCCTGAGTCGACAAAGGTGCTCATAGGAGAGGCCCAGGAGATAGGGCTTCAGGAGCCATTCAGCTACGAAAAGCTATCCCCTGTTCTCGGACTTTACAGGGCTAAAGACTTCTCCGACGCCGTTGGGAAAGCATCGGAACTGGTGAGATTTGCGGGCATGGGACACACCTCGGTGCTTTACACAAAGCCTGAAAACAGGGATAAAATATCCTATTTCAGCGAGAAAATGTCCACCGGACGGGTCCTTATCAATATGCCAAGCTCCCAGGGGGCTATAGGGGACGTCTACAACTTCCGTCTTGAGCCGTCTCTCACATTAGGCTGCGGCTCCTGGGGAGGAAACAGCGTCAGCGAAAACGTAGGTATCAGGCACCTGATCAACCTTAAAACCGTGGCGGAGAGACGGGAAAACATGCTCTGGTTTCGAGTTCCCTCCCAGATATACTTCAAACCAGGGTGTCTATCCCTCTCTCTGAGAGAGCTTGAGGGAAGAAAAAAAGCCTTCGTGGTGACCGACAAACCGATATATGAACTGGGATACGCCGACAAGGTAACCTCCCACCTCGAGGATATGGGCATGGACATAGAGATTTTCTACGACGTAAAGCCCGACCCCGACATATCGACGGTCCAAAAGGGACTGGATAGGATGAAAGAGTTCAATCCCGACCTGGTAATCGCCTTAGGAGGGGGCTCTCCTATAGATGCAGCCAAGATTATGTGGCTTCTCTACGAGCACCCGGAGGTCAGGTTTGACAAATTAGCTATGAGGTTCATGGACATAAGAAAGAGGGTCTGCAAGTTCCCTAAGATGGGCAAAAAGGCCATAATGGTCGCCATTCCCACCACATCGGGGACCGGTTCAGAGGTAACTCCCTTTGCGGTTATCACCGACGATTCACAGGGTGTTAAGTACCCTATTGCGGACTACGAGCTCACCCCCGACATGGCCATTGTGGACCCTGACCTGGTTCTATCGATGCCCAAAGGAGTTACAGCGGCATCGGGAATAGATGCGGTGACCCACGCAATAGAGGCTTTGGCGGCGACCACCGCAACGGACTACACCAACGGCATAGCGATGGAGGCCCTGAAGATACTGTTCACCTATCTTCCTCAGTCCTACAGGGATGGAGCATCCAATCCCGAGGCCAGGGAAAAAATCCATTACGCGGCGACTATGGCGGGAATGGCCTTCGCTAACGCCTTTTTGGGACTTTGCCACTCTATGTCCCACAAACTGGGATCGGCGTTCAACGTAGCTCACGGCGTCGCAAACGGCATCCTCATTACGGAGGTCATAAAGTTCAACATGGTCAACGCCCCCAGAAAACAGGCGGCCTTCCCTCAGTATAAGTTCCCTGAGGCCAAGGAGAGATACGCAAAGGTAGCCGATTATCTTGGGCTTCAGGGCAAGACCGACGAGGAGAAAATCAACTCCTTGATTCACGCAATAGAGAAACTCAGAAAGGAACTTGACCTACCGGCGACCATAAAAGAGGCGGGAGTCAACGAGGCGGACTTCATGGCCAAAGTGGATGAACTCAGCGAGCTGGCCTTCGACGACCAGTGTACCGGAACCAACCCTCGCTATCCTCTTATATCTGAGATAAAAGAGCTCTACATAAAGGGATTCGGTAAATAG
- a CDS encoding acetate--CoA ligase family protein, with protein MNTGQMERLFKPDSVVIFSRYDDSQILSSRPMANLIFWGYRGNVYQVIVDGILWNGWEMVSSLADPPDIAMISLSPEESIDALNRCSAMGIPFVIMFSPLSVNQLPEYKDMLELAQSRGTRVLGPNCQGLANFADKIPLSWSSALDMDHPSDGHVALVSQSGDLGFSVYSMAADEGVRFRYVVTTGLSSDVDVVDVGHWLIEDYQVHMIVFYLEGLPEGRDFLKMVREAQSRGVSVAVLRGGISPRLREFAAGRRGHGSVADEGVWKTVAKQFGMVLLDDIADLIDLGRIVDMGRNPKGCRVAVISTSGGIGLIQADKCVSAGLDIAPIDLKSRKILGKCLKEDSYLDGIITLDSQVIESSQHMNQVLKVLSDSPDVDIILVAVPVISAGAAERLADTLIGASLSFYKPLVCCWLTDDIHGGHGAQKLRRSGIPLFDSPRRCADAVASWVGAVKPCKKRELSCSPVSNPILGGYPDILNGYEAACFIESYGLTPIKQAFCLNLDEVLAEGNDIGFPLALKVVSREIGSKKEARGIALNLRTEEELQNAYGRILERAVRSSPEAVIDGVLVQEMVSDGIECMVGMKRDPVFGPVVAVGLGGILYDVIKDLSLRLAPVDFPMALEMVESLRGYPLFAGFRGSKALDFRSLAAEVVKVSAMSCAEPDLLLLDIGSIFVTPGGVKIADVRVRKRGEVK; from the coding sequence GTGAATACAGGGCAAATGGAGAGGCTTTTTAAGCCCGATTCGGTCGTAATTTTTAGCCGTTACGACGACTCTCAAATTTTATCGTCTCGTCCAATGGCTAACTTAATATTCTGGGGATATAGGGGAAACGTCTATCAAGTTATCGTGGATGGCATACTCTGGAATGGTTGGGAAATGGTCTCCTCTCTTGCAGATCCTCCCGATATAGCTATGATATCCCTTTCCCCAGAGGAGTCCATCGACGCTCTAAACAGGTGTTCCGCTATGGGTATCCCTTTTGTGATAATGTTTTCGCCGTTATCGGTGAACCAACTTCCAGAGTATAAGGATATGCTGGAGTTGGCTCAAAGTAGGGGAACCAGGGTTTTAGGGCCTAACTGTCAGGGTTTGGCTAACTTTGCTGATAAGATTCCTCTAAGCTGGTCGAGCGCGCTGGATATGGACCACCCCTCCGACGGCCATGTGGCTCTCGTCTCTCAAAGCGGAGACCTAGGTTTCTCCGTTTACTCCATGGCTGCCGACGAAGGCGTCAGGTTTCGATATGTGGTAACCACCGGATTATCCTCCGATGTCGATGTCGTCGATGTCGGCCATTGGCTGATAGAGGACTATCAGGTCCATATGATCGTGTTCTACCTTGAGGGATTACCCGAGGGCCGGGACTTTCTGAAGATGGTCAGAGAGGCCCAAAGCAGAGGAGTGTCGGTGGCGGTTTTAAGGGGAGGGATCAGTCCCCGTCTCAGGGAGTTCGCTGCTGGCAGAAGAGGTCATGGGTCTGTCGCCGATGAAGGGGTCTGGAAAACCGTGGCTAAGCAGTTTGGCATGGTTTTGCTGGACGATATAGCGGATTTAATAGATCTAGGGCGAATAGTGGACATGGGCCGTAACCCTAAGGGATGCAGGGTAGCTGTTATCTCTACCTCAGGAGGAATCGGCTTGATTCAAGCGGATAAATGTGTCTCTGCGGGATTGGATATAGCTCCTATAGATCTTAAATCCAGGAAAATTCTCGGTAAATGTCTCAAGGAAGATAGCTATCTGGACGGAATAATAACCCTTGATTCCCAGGTTATAGAGAGCTCCCAACATATGAACCAGGTTCTTAAGGTCCTTTCCGATTCCCCTGATGTGGACATTATTCTGGTGGCTGTTCCGGTTATTTCAGCCGGTGCAGCTGAAAGATTGGCGGACACCTTAATAGGTGCGTCTCTGTCTTTCTATAAGCCTCTTGTCTGCTGTTGGCTTACCGACGATATTCACGGTGGTCACGGTGCCCAGAAACTCAGAAGGAGCGGTATCCCTCTATTTGACAGTCCGAGAAGGTGTGCCGATGCGGTTGCCTCCTGGGTCGGTGCGGTAAAACCCTGTAAGAAAAGGGAGCTTTCGTGCTCTCCTGTGAGCAACCCCATTTTAGGCGGTTATCCCGATATTTTAAATGGATATGAGGCTGCCTGCTTTATAGAGTCCTATGGGTTGACGCCTATAAAACAGGCCTTCTGTCTCAACCTTGATGAGGTCTTAGCAGAAGGTAACGACATAGGTTTCCCCCTCGCGCTGAAGGTGGTTTCCAGGGAGATAGGGAGCAAAAAAGAGGCGAGAGGAATTGCCTTAAACCTGAGGACTGAGGAAGAGCTTCAAAATGCCTATGGCAGGATATTGGAGAGGGCTGTTCGTTCGTCTCCAGAAGCGGTTATCGATGGAGTGCTGGTTCAGGAGATGGTCTCAGACGGTATCGAGTGTATGGTCGGGATGAAAAGGGATCCGGTCTTTGGCCCGGTGGTTGCGGTAGGACTAGGGGGCATTCTCTACGACGTCATAAAAGACCTGTCCCTGAGGCTAGCTCCCGTGGATTTCCCTATGGCCTTGGAGATGGTCGAAAGCCTGAGAGGATATCCTCTTTTCGCCGGGTTTAGAGGATCTAAGGCTCTGGATTTCAGGTCTTTAGCGGCGGAGGTCGTCAAAGTCTCCGCCATGTCCTGCGCTGAGCCCGATCTTCTCCTTTTGGATATAGGATCTATCTTCGTGACCCCTGGAGGGGTCAAAATCGCCGATGTTCGTGTGAGAAAAAGGGGAGAGGTAAAGTGA
- the plsY gene encoding glycerol-3-phosphate 1-O-acyltransferase PlsY, with translation MNFVRFFWVFAGYLAGSLPTAYLVAKRFRGVDIRTFGSGNVGATNVGRLMGKKWAVFVSLVDMFKGGIPVVLAHLFADNQTTVAMVAVSSVLGHNYPVWLGFKGGKGVATTYGTLFFVSPWASFFAVPASGVVWYLSLKISGYVSLASIVSLFSMSLLLPALGAPKVFGWSAFLLALLSSWRHRSNLVRIYHGKEEKVGR, from the coding sequence GTGAATTTTGTACGTTTCTTTTGGGTTTTTGCAGGATACCTTGCTGGTTCTCTTCCGACCGCCTATTTGGTCGCCAAGAGGTTTAGAGGAGTTGACATAAGGACCTTCGGATCGGGTAACGTCGGCGCTACCAACGTAGGTCGCCTTATGGGTAAAAAATGGGCGGTTTTTGTGTCTTTGGTGGATATGTTCAAAGGAGGGATTCCGGTAGTATTGGCTCACCTTTTTGCCGATAATCAGACTACTGTAGCTATGGTGGCTGTCTCCTCCGTGCTGGGCCATAACTATCCTGTCTGGTTGGGTTTTAAAGGAGGCAAAGGGGTCGCTACTACCTACGGAACGCTGTTTTTCGTATCTCCATGGGCCTCTTTCTTCGCCGTGCCCGCCTCTGGCGTAGTATGGTATCTATCTTTGAAAATCTCGGGGTATGTATCGTTGGCCTCTATCGTGTCCCTTTTCTCCATGTCTCTGTTGCTTCCTGCCTTGGGGGCGCCTAAGGTGTTTGGATGGTCCGCCTTCCTGCTCGCTCTTCTCTCCTCTTGGAGACATAGATCGAATCTGGTGCGGATATATCATGGCAAAGAGGAGAAAGTAGGCCGCTAG
- a CDS encoding CtsR family transcriptional regulator produces MRSLTEVIETHIIDLLERNKEDTVSLRRKELAEQFGCVPSQINYVLRSRFTPERGYLVESQRGGHGYIRILRICYEMPEERVGHIDELVGDSITEQDARRLLISLQSRGFVDARERLLIEVALRHIDDVGESTFDVSPYKRNVLQAELLKRMLRGLVFS; encoded by the coding sequence GTGAGAAGTCTCACCGAAGTCATTGAGACACATATCATAGATCTGTTAGAGAGAAACAAAGAAGACACCGTTTCTCTTCGTCGAAAGGAGTTGGCCGAGCAGTTTGGCTGTGTCCCGAGCCAGATCAACTACGTTCTCCGGAGTCGATTTACTCCCGAGCGTGGTTATCTGGTTGAGAGCCAAAGAGGTGGACATGGTTATATAAGAATTTTGAGGATATGTTATGAGATGCCCGAGGAGAGGGTTGGCCATATAGATGAACTTGTCGGGGACAGTATAACAGAGCAGGATGCTCGAAGGTTATTGATATCTTTGCAGTCCCGAGGTTTCGTCGATGCAAGGGAGCGTTTGCTCATAGAGGTTGCCCTTCGACATATAGATGACGTTGGAGAGTCTACATTTGATGTCTCTCCTTACAAAAGGAACGTTCTCCAGGCGGAGTTGCTAAAGAGAATGTTAAGAGGGCTAGTTTTTTCCTAG
- a CDS encoding ATP-dependent Clp protease ATP-binding subunit, translated as MWQFFTERSKKVVQLAHREALRLGHEMIGTEHILMGLALETGGLAAQAISSMGIAPEELIAAIESTVSSNKSIEVPQDLPLSPRAKRVLDLSIREAKSMGVNYVGTEHILMGIFSEGDGVAVQVLLSMGIDPVEGRKMVVKFLSGGDKDSHSGRTGDSKGRNKTPVLDQLGIDLSEMAEKNELDPVIGRSAEIRRVIQVLSRRTKNNPVLIGDPGVGKTAIVEGLAQKILAGDIPESLKGKRVVQLNMGNMVAGTKYRGEFEERMRKLLLELKDCKDVVLFIDEIHTIVGAGGAEGAIDAANILKPSLARGEFQVVGATTLDEYRKYIERDAALERRFQPVKVDEPSIDDSLSILKGLRDRYELHHGVTITDEALEAAVRLSSRYITDRYLPDKGIDLIDEASARARLDAMELPEPLKKMERNLERIRKEKETAVESQAFEKAAKLRDKESSLSDDLESQRQEWISVRRKETPVLGEENIAQVVSEWTGIPVRQMTEEEASRLARMEEEIHSRLIGQDKAVSSVSKAIRRSRSGLKDPRRPVGSFLFLGPTGVGKTEMARALASFMFGTEDALITLDMSEYMERHEVAKLIGAPPGYVGYENGGKLTETVRRRPYSVLLFDEIEKANPDVFNLLLQILEEGRLTDGQGRKVDFRNTLVIMTSNIGARNMVKRQGFGFSAGSSDGFSDWDSVAKNIDEDVKRSFRPEFLNRVDEQVLFSPLTREEMLKIIDLMIKDVESRLSERGIKLKMSPEGKKLVLEKGYQPQYGARPLRRTIQRLVEDPLADMILDGRLVKGSSARVAVVKGALSFRCYKPKGVLEGQRKITP; from the coding sequence ATGTGGCAATTTTTTACCGAGAGAAGTAAAAAAGTGGTTCAACTGGCCCACAGAGAGGCACTTAGACTGGGACACGAGATGATAGGGACAGAGCATATCCTGATGGGGCTGGCTCTAGAGACCGGTGGTCTTGCCGCTCAGGCTATATCCTCTATGGGGATAGCCCCGGAGGAGCTTATAGCGGCCATAGAATCCACCGTTAGCTCAAATAAATCTATAGAGGTCCCTCAGGACCTTCCCCTGAGCCCTAGAGCGAAAAGGGTCCTTGACCTTTCCATTCGGGAAGCTAAGTCCATGGGTGTCAACTATGTCGGCACCGAGCACATACTGATGGGTATTTTTTCCGAGGGAGATGGAGTTGCCGTCCAGGTTTTGTTGTCTATGGGGATCGATCCCGTAGAGGGACGAAAAATGGTGGTTAAATTCCTCTCCGGTGGAGATAAGGACAGCCATAGCGGTAGGACGGGGGACTCCAAGGGGCGTAACAAGACACCTGTGTTGGATCAACTAGGTATAGATCTGAGCGAGATGGCGGAAAAAAATGAGCTTGATCCCGTCATAGGCCGATCGGCAGAGATCAGAAGGGTTATCCAGGTGCTTTCCAGAAGGACAAAAAACAACCCCGTCCTTATCGGCGATCCTGGTGTGGGCAAAACGGCTATAGTCGAGGGTTTAGCTCAAAAGATACTGGCAGGGGATATACCGGAAAGCCTTAAAGGGAAGCGGGTTGTCCAGCTAAACATGGGTAATATGGTAGCCGGTACCAAGTACAGAGGAGAGTTCGAGGAGAGAATGCGAAAGCTCCTCTTGGAGCTTAAGGACTGTAAAGATGTTGTCCTGTTCATAGACGAGATTCACACCATAGTAGGAGCCGGTGGGGCGGAAGGGGCTATCGATGCCGCTAATATTCTAAAGCCAAGCCTTGCTAGAGGCGAGTTTCAGGTCGTAGGTGCGACTACCCTTGATGAGTACAGAAAATATATCGAGAGAGATGCCGCTCTTGAAAGGCGTTTTCAGCCTGTTAAGGTCGATGAGCCGTCAATAGACGACTCCCTTTCCATTCTGAAGGGTTTGAGGGATAGGTACGAGCTCCACCACGGGGTCACCATTACCGACGAAGCCCTGGAGGCGGCGGTCAGGCTTTCCTCTCGTTATATTACAGATCGTTACTTGCCGGATAAAGGGATAGACCTTATCGACGAGGCTTCCGCTCGGGCCCGGTTGGATGCCATGGAGCTGCCGGAGCCTTTGAAGAAGATGGAGAGAAATCTGGAGAGGATTCGCAAAGAGAAAGAAACAGCGGTCGAGTCCCAGGCCTTTGAAAAGGCCGCTAAGCTGAGGGATAAGGAAAGCTCTCTATCCGACGATCTTGAATCTCAAAGACAAGAGTGGATATCGGTGAGAAGAAAGGAAACTCCTGTGCTCGGCGAGGAAAACATCGCCCAGGTGGTCTCCGAATGGACCGGTATTCCGGTCAGACAGATGACCGAGGAAGAAGCCAGCAGATTGGCGAGGATGGAGGAAGAGATCCACTCCAGGCTGATAGGCCAGGATAAGGCGGTCTCAAGCGTCTCGAAAGCCATAAGGAGGTCGAGGAGCGGCCTTAAGGATCCTAGAAGGCCGGTGGGAAGCTTCCTGTTTTTAGGCCCTACAGGAGTTGGAAAGACGGAGATGGCGAGGGCTTTAGCCAGCTTTATGTTCGGAACCGAGGATGCCCTGATCACACTGGATATGAGCGAGTATATGGAACGTCACGAGGTGGCAAAACTTATAGGGGCACCTCCGGGCTATGTGGGCTACGAAAACGGTGGAAAGTTGACCGAGACGGTTCGACGTAGGCCCTATTCGGTCCTTCTTTTCGACGAGATAGAAAAGGCCAATCCCGATGTCTTCAATCTCCTTCTCCAAATTTTGGAGGAAGGCCGTTTGACCGACGGACAGGGCAGAAAGGTCGACTTTAGAAACACCCTGGTTATCATGACCAGCAACATAGGGGCCAGAAACATGGTAAAAAGGCAGGGATTCGGCTTTTCCGCTGGATCAAGCGACGGCTTTTCCGACTGGGATTCGGTGGCAAAGAATATAGATGAAGACGTTAAAAGATCCTTTAGGCCGGAGTTCCTCAATCGTGTAGACGAGCAGGTTCTCTTTTCCCCTCTGACCAGAGAGGAGATGCTTAAGATTATCGATCTCATGATAAAAGACGTTGAGAGTCGCCTCTCGGAGAGGGGGATAAAGCTAAAGATGTCTCCCGAGGGGAAAAAGCTCGTACTGGAGAAAGGCTATCAGCCTCAGTACGGGGCGAGACCTCTGAGACGGACTATACAGAGATTGGTAGAGGATCCTCTGGCAGACATGATACTGGACGGCCGTCTGGTCAAAGGATCCTCGGCGAGGGTTGCGGTCGTTAAAGGTGCTTTATCCTTTAGGTGTTACAAGCCTAAAGGTGTTTTGGAAGGTCAGCGAAAGATAACGCCGTAA